Proteins encoded together in one Chryseobacterium taklimakanense window:
- a CDS encoding glycosyltransferase, whose translation MKKSILFIADKPNWAYHNLIRTWAEGLDNDFDCYIAFAQDFALRKKDFSFGERLISNLLNRFRNKDLKYFVDKSRRFSCPVYKYPPVYKVQSGEKTEKIDFDLIFECAYYFQYTTVLPFRSRKKYVGLYTDSFPHEGPGWDIRNSTNVHSLNRNDFYQQYLKHYDGIIAGSRNLIEDYLPLTQKITFANGIYRQNEFVINEKAGSKEGLTLGWTGTPDRPMKGFREIIEPAVEMVKNSGRIVTLKTKFAGPYEDLLGFYKDVDLALIASAADTGPSLFAEAALSGVPSVSTKIGFPKMVIRHGENGLFIERNKEDLAAAIIKLYDDRKLLKTFSEKIREDYMKILDNQISVNNLKKLFNNP comes from the coding sequence ATGAAAAAATCCATCCTCTTCATCGCCGACAAACCAAACTGGGCTTACCATAACCTCATCAGAACATGGGCGGAAGGGCTGGATAATGACTTTGACTGCTATATCGCATTTGCACAGGACTTTGCGCTGCGAAAAAAAGATTTTTCTTTCGGTGAAAGACTTATATCAAATCTTCTGAACCGTTTCCGAAACAAAGACCTGAAATATTTTGTAGACAAAAGCAGACGGTTTTCCTGTCCGGTGTACAAATACCCTCCGGTTTACAAAGTGCAGTCCGGTGAGAAGACGGAAAAGATAGATTTTGATCTGATTTTCGAATGCGCCTATTATTTCCAGTACACTACGGTACTGCCGTTCAGGAGCAGAAAAAAATACGTCGGCCTCTACACCGATTCTTTTCCGCACGAAGGCCCGGGATGGGATATACGGAACAGTACGAACGTACACAGCCTCAACCGGAACGATTTTTATCAGCAGTACCTGAAACACTACGACGGCATTATCGCCGGAAGCCGTAACCTGATTGAAGATTATCTGCCGCTGACACAAAAAATTACCTTCGCTAACGGAATCTACCGGCAGAACGAATTTGTAATAAACGAAAAAGCAGGAAGCAAGGAAGGCCTTACCTTAGGCTGGACAGGAACGCCGGACCGCCCGATGAAGGGCTTCCGGGAAATCATAGAACCGGCAGTGGAAATGGTGAAAAATTCCGGAAGGATCGTAACGCTGAAAACCAAATTTGCTGGACCTTACGAAGATTTGCTGGGCTTCTACAAAGATGTTGATCTTGCACTGATTGCCTCCGCCGCGGATACCGGCCCCTCCCTTTTTGCAGAAGCTGCACTGTCGGGAGTGCCTTCTGTTTCTACAAAAATCGGCTTTCCCAAAATGGTGATCCGCCATGGCGAAAACGGCCTTTTTATTGAAAGAAATAAAGAAGACCTGGCGGCTGCCATCATCAAATTATACGACGACAGGAAACTCT
- a CDS encoding glycosyltransferase codes for MPSQKILVVFQPWRKISGSLHQQLTDGLKSLGYDVDYLDTENPPPFQNKNLTDKFRNIYERLVHRNKLYSLIAHKNHVNRFYRKKIAQLPKDKMYDLVLIIKPEEYTTQNIEKLSRLGNKTVGYIWDGLRLFFKPSLVKSLKYLDGVYSFDIDNIADHPDLDMKFLTNYYIPDIPSTPFDSRKTDVFYVGSLAGTLDTQRRDWKLAELAKFLSGNIDISIFAERGFLNNDHRLVDSTKIKYITSPTSIEDTLEKTKNSKIVIDICKKHHIGLSFRFFECMLYETKIITNNADVVNYDFYNPDNILVVDFDNIEKYKDKILDFQKKPYKQIPEEIKTKYSLDNWIKILLNAPGSNPIVHKNHLEKK; via the coding sequence ATGCCTTCACAAAAGATACTTGTGGTTTTTCAGCCCTGGAGAAAAATTTCCGGCAGTCTTCATCAGCAGCTGACCGACGGCCTGAAGTCGTTAGGATATGATGTTGACTACCTGGACACTGAAAATCCCCCGCCATTTCAGAACAAAAATCTGACAGATAAGTTCAGGAACATTTACGAAAGATTAGTACACCGCAATAAGCTTTATTCTCTAATTGCCCATAAAAACCACGTCAATAGATTTTACAGGAAAAAGATAGCGCAGCTTCCCAAAGACAAGATGTACGATTTGGTGCTTATTATAAAACCGGAAGAATACACGACGCAAAACATCGAAAAACTGAGCAGGCTGGGAAACAAAACTGTTGGATACATTTGGGACGGTCTCCGTTTATTTTTTAAACCGAGTCTGGTTAAAAGTTTGAAATATCTCGACGGCGTCTATTCTTTTGATATTGACAATATCGCTGACCATCCTGATCTTGATATGAAATTTTTAACCAATTACTATATTCCGGACATACCTTCAACACCTTTCGACAGCAGAAAAACGGACGTGTTTTATGTTGGCTCACTTGCCGGAACATTGGACACCCAACGACGGGACTGGAAGCTGGCAGAACTAGCAAAATTTTTAAGCGGAAATATTGACATTTCAATTTTTGCCGAACGGGGATTTTTAAATAACGACCACCGATTAGTAGATAGCACGAAGATAAAATACATTACATCGCCTACTTCAATCGAAGACACCTTAGAAAAAACAAAAAATTCAAAAATTGTTATCGATATTTGTAAAAAACATCATATTGGTTTGTCCTTCAGATTTTTTGAGTGCATGCTTTATGAAACAAAAATTATAACCAACAACGCCGATGTTGTCAATTACGACTTCTATAATCCTGATAATATTTTGGTGGTTGATTTTGATAACATTGAAAAATATAAAGATAAAATCCTTGATTTCCAGAAAAAACCTTACAAACAGATTCCTGAAGAGATCAAAACGAAATATAGTCTCGACAACTGGATTAAAATTCTTTTGAACGCGCCAGGCTCCAACCCGATCGTGCATAAAAATCACCTGGAAAAAAAATGA
- a CDS encoding glycosyltransferase family 2 protein: MFTVFTPTFNRKHTLPTLYQSLINQTVKNFEWLVIDDGSTDGTKDLIEKYIREQKIPVRYYFQKNQGKHIAYNTALKTANEQFIMTVDSDDFLVEKALETCTEMAKEIEDRDFAGFSYLRFFTNQNENLDHYGKRRWLDSRQHSFAGKGEMGFVFRLDVAKEFKFPVIEGERFSQEALVLLPLMRKYQILFTDHVLARGDYLEDGLTQNIYKRMLSNPQYAMLTQLERIKSTRSWKEKKQFAKVYWDIANKNRQLPLFKKIIAISPLFTGITFLNKLTKHKWI, from the coding sequence ATGTTTACCGTTTTCACGCCCACTTTTAACCGAAAACATACGCTGCCCACGCTTTACCAAAGCCTGATAAACCAGACCGTTAAAAACTTTGAATGGCTGGTGATCGATGACGGATCAACTGATGGAACAAAGGATTTAATAGAAAAATATATCCGTGAACAGAAAATTCCTGTTCGGTATTATTTTCAGAAAAATCAGGGGAAACATATTGCCTATAATACTGCACTCAAGACAGCCAATGAGCAGTTTATAATGACTGTAGACAGCGACGATTTCCTTGTGGAAAAGGCGCTGGAAACCTGTACTGAAATGGCGAAGGAAATTGAAGATCGAGATTTTGCAGGGTTTTCTTATTTAAGATTTTTCACAAACCAGAACGAAAACTTAGATCATTATGGTAAAAGGAGATGGCTGGACAGCAGACAGCACAGTTTTGCGGGAAAGGGGGAGATGGGATTTGTTTTCAGGCTGGATGTTGCCAAGGAGTTCAAATTTCCAGTCATCGAGGGCGAGCGGTTTTCTCAGGAAGCTCTTGTTCTACTTCCACTAATGCGAAAATACCAGATTCTTTTTACAGATCATGTTTTGGCGAGGGGAGACTATCTGGAAGATGGCCTAACTCAAAATATTTACAAGCGAATGCTATCAAACCCGCAGTATGCCATGCTAACCCAGCTGGAACGCATAAAAAGTACCAGAAGCTGGAAAGAAAAGAAGCAGTTTGCCAAGGTGTACTGGGATATTGCCAACAAAAATCGACAGTTGCCATTATTTAAAAAAATTATTGCAATTTCGCCGCTGTTTACAGGAATTACTTTTCTAAATAAACTTACAAAACACAAATGGATATAA
- a CDS encoding FkbM family methyltransferase, with product MDIKKLAEQFKFYRRFGKSGWNIYRDEHQSDKPIIEFRNRELKHPLFLRRKTSDFDVFKQVIYNQEYKIHTGFDAEYIIDAGGNIGLASVHFKNRFPNAKIICVEPESGNFEMVQKNTKPYPDIIPVKAGVWNKTTYLKIIDSSVASWGFMVKETAADDPTALPAVSIGDLMRTYHFPRIDILKMDIEGSEKEVFEENYDEWLSKTRILLVETHDGMRKNAAKTLFRALDKYDYQLGTSGENLLIYLNN from the coding sequence ATGGATATAAAAAAACTTGCAGAACAGTTTAAATTTTACCGACGGTTTGGAAAAAGCGGCTGGAACATTTATCGCGACGAACACCAATCAGATAAACCAATTATTGAGTTTCGCAACCGCGAACTGAAACACCCGTTGTTTCTTCGCCGAAAAACCTCGGATTTTGATGTATTCAAACAGGTGATTTACAATCAGGAATATAAAATCCACACAGGGTTCGATGCGGAGTATATTATCGACGCCGGAGGCAATATCGGCCTGGCAAGTGTTCATTTTAAAAACCGTTTTCCCAATGCCAAAATTATCTGTGTGGAACCTGAAAGTGGCAACTTCGAAATGGTACAGAAAAACACAAAACCTTATCCAGATATTATCCCGGTAAAAGCAGGAGTGTGGAACAAAACCACTTATTTGAAAATAATAGACAGCTCTGTGGCGAGCTGGGGTTTTATGGTAAAAGAAACAGCAGCAGATGATCCCACAGCTTTACCTGCAGTTTCTATTGGAGATCTTATGCGGACTTATCATTTCCCGAGGATTGATATCCTGAAAATGGACATCGAGGGATCCGAGAAGGAAGTCTTCGAGGAAAACTATGATGAATGGCTTTCCAAAACCAGAATTTTGCTTGTGGAAACCCACGACGGTATGAGAAAAAATGCCGCAAAAACACTTTTCAGGGCTCTGGACAAATACGATTACCAGCTTGGAACCAGCGGTGAAAACCTACTGATTTACCTGAATAATTAG
- a CDS encoding glycosyltransferase family 4 protein, protein MVRKLTIGFISSRPLEDRKNWSGTMYSMFTALQKQGFEVVWIPTPEYSVAELSMFRSIGNFYQKIFTRGFNQHQFILKAWLASRKTKKRIKQKKIDLLFAPTAVPEIAFLKVRQPIVYLNDANVAQLLNYYSYYSGFGWVSKKITHFVEKKALENADHIVYSSDWATHFVRNFYGIPAEKLSTVKFGPNSEVPGQVNFNKDYSGDITFLFLAVFWERKGGDLALQTIELLRKKGLPAKLLVVGCDPGIRSKAMEVIPFLNKNIPAEAQKIKDFLRDSHFLFIPTKADCTPISFAEAAAYGLPVITRDTGGVSAMVEDGITGFTLPQNAGAEEYARKIEQLLKNPELAKQMSHDARQKYEQELNWKVWGEKMGKLINSLIIQVNQ, encoded by the coding sequence ATGGTTAGGAAACTCACGATAGGCTTCATCAGTTCCCGCCCATTGGAAGACCGTAAAAATTGGTCCGGCACCATGTACAGCATGTTCACCGCACTACAGAAACAGGGTTTTGAGGTGGTATGGATTCCCACGCCGGAATACAGTGTGGCAGAGCTTTCCATGTTCCGCAGCATCGGGAATTTTTACCAAAAAATCTTCACCCGCGGCTTCAATCAGCATCAGTTTATCCTGAAGGCGTGGCTGGCTTCCCGCAAAACAAAAAAAAGGATAAAGCAAAAAAAGATCGACCTTCTCTTTGCGCCAACCGCAGTTCCTGAAATTGCCTTCCTCAAAGTCAGACAGCCCATTGTTTATCTTAATGATGCCAATGTAGCACAGCTGCTGAACTATTACAGTTATTATTCTGGGTTTGGATGGGTGTCGAAAAAGATTACCCATTTCGTCGAAAAAAAAGCATTGGAGAATGCGGATCACATTGTTTACTCTTCCGACTGGGCCACGCATTTCGTTAGGAACTTTTATGGTATTCCAGCTGAAAAACTGAGTACTGTCAAGTTTGGTCCCAATTCAGAAGTCCCGGGACAGGTAAATTTCAACAAAGATTACAGCGGAGACATCACTTTTCTCTTTTTGGCGGTTTTCTGGGAGCGAAAAGGCGGTGATCTGGCTTTGCAGACCATCGAACTGCTTCGGAAAAAGGGATTGCCTGCGAAATTACTGGTGGTAGGCTGTGATCCCGGAATCCGCAGCAAAGCCATGGAAGTCATTCCGTTTCTGAATAAAAACATTCCGGCGGAAGCACAGAAAATAAAAGACTTTTTAAGAGATTCACATTTTTTGTTTATCCCAACCAAAGCCGACTGTACACCGATTTCATTTGCAGAGGCTGCGGCTTATGGTCTTCCCGTAATCACGCGCGACACAGGTGGTGTCTCTGCGATGGTAGAGGACGGGATCACAGGATTTACACTCCCGCAAAATGCCGGTGCCGAAGAGTATGCCAGAAAAATTGAACAGCTGCTGAAAAATCCGGAACTAGCAAAACAGATGTCGCACGATGCCCGCCAAAAATATGAACAGGAACTGAACTGGAAAGTCTGGGGTGAGAAAATGGGGAAACTGATAAACAGTCTAATTATTCAGGTAAATCAGTAG
- a CDS encoding glycosyltransferase, which translates to MKAKTNLPPISIIVLTYNHQDYIRENLEGIFIQKVNFPIELIICEDKSTDNTDAVIREVLKDAPAHITVKYTAHTTNLGATPNFYFALKQVTGTYIAFCEGDDYWTHDGKLQAQYCFLESHPEYALVFHQAMNVSPYPEINGSPFSSVEDRDYSPLEIYRHWVVHTATVMMRAEVLKSTAFLNTLKDPNLQYFDTVLFLAASTVGKIRGLKKCWSAYRRHDAGLSFGAVNYKRDLNHNRLDEIIGNFHGGKIKEHADWQIFSRSRIDFISALKKGRTQTALQNLKWIIKKHRNLRVYLFKKLKNG; encoded by the coding sequence TTGAAGGCTAAAACAAATTTGCCCCCTATTTCCATCATCGTCCTCACATACAACCACCAGGATTACATTCGTGAAAATCTGGAGGGAATTTTCATACAGAAAGTGAATTTCCCGATAGAGCTGATTATTTGCGAAGATAAGTCTACTGACAATACGGATGCGGTAATCCGCGAGGTTCTGAAGGATGCGCCCGCCCATATAACGGTAAAATATACCGCCCATACCACCAATCTGGGCGCTACCCCGAACTTTTATTTTGCCTTAAAACAGGTAACCGGCACATACATCGCCTTCTGTGAAGGTGATGACTACTGGACGCACGACGGAAAACTGCAGGCGCAATACTGTTTTCTGGAAAGCCATCCCGAATACGCTTTGGTTTTTCATCAGGCGATGAACGTTTCGCCATATCCCGAAATCAACGGCAGCCCTTTTTCTTCTGTTGAAGACAGAGATTATTCACCGTTGGAAATCTACCGGCATTGGGTGGTGCATACTGCAACAGTCATGATGCGTGCCGAAGTCCTGAAAAGCACCGCCTTTCTGAACACCCTGAAGGATCCAAACTTACAGTATTTTGACACCGTGCTCTTTCTGGCCGCTTCGACCGTTGGGAAAATCAGAGGACTCAAAAAATGTTGGTCGGCTTACAGGCGGCACGATGCCGGACTGTCGTTTGGCGCAGTAAATTATAAAAGAGACCTGAACCACAACAGGCTCGATGAAATTATCGGTAACTTTCACGGCGGAAAAATAAAGGAGCATGCAGACTGGCAGATTTTTTCGCGCAGCAGAATCGACTTTATCTCTGCACTGAAAAAAGGAAGAACCCAAACAGCTCTCCAAAATTTAAAATGGATTATAAAAAAACACCGGAATCTGCGTGTGTATTTATTTAAAAAACTAAAAAATGGTTAG
- a CDS encoding glycosyltransferase, which yields MTTSVALCTYNGEKYIAEQLDSILKQSTPVNEIVVCDDGSTDETMQILQKYHTEFPNIFKIHQNKHTLKVIKNFEKAINLCTGDIIFLSDQDDVWFPDKVRKNLMFFENNPDKDALFHNLLYYKNGPHKNTTFNHYLYSPTENKDLLGHLLIKGNVITGAALAFRKLTNLEFDATHGFLHDAQLAIYFALKDKIEVLDECLGYYRIHPQQQIGSGEDVDIYQQKVQHLLKYSDFNTKANFIRKIRESWDKDFILFERKKILSKIDNEFISIRNQYLLKLPYFKRKLLVLYWMVTKKHNISIKDLL from the coding sequence ATGACAACCTCCGTAGCCCTCTGCACATATAACGGCGAAAAATATATCGCGGAACAGCTGGATAGTATTCTTAAGCAAAGCACCCCCGTTAATGAAATTGTAGTATGTGATGATGGTTCCACTGACGAAACAATGCAAATACTTCAAAAATACCATACAGAATTTCCTAATATTTTTAAAATCCATCAAAACAAACACACCCTTAAGGTTATAAAAAACTTTGAAAAAGCTATTAATCTTTGTACAGGAGATATAATTTTTCTCAGTGATCAGGATGATGTATGGTTTCCAGATAAAGTAAGGAAAAATTTAATGTTTTTTGAAAATAATCCAGACAAGGATGCATTATTCCACAATTTACTTTATTATAAGAATGGCCCACATAAAAACACAACCTTTAATCATTATTTATATTCGCCTACTGAAAATAAAGATTTGCTTGGACATCTTTTGATTAAAGGAAATGTCATTACTGGAGCAGCCCTAGCTTTCAGAAAACTAACAAATCTGGAATTTGATGCGACGCATGGCTTTCTACATGATGCCCAATTGGCCATTTACTTTGCCTTAAAAGATAAAATAGAGGTATTAGATGAGTGCTTAGGGTATTATAGAATTCATCCCCAACAGCAGATAGGCTCAGGGGAGGACGTAGACATTTACCAACAAAAGGTACAACATTTATTAAAATATTCTGATTTCAACACAAAGGCAAATTTTATTAGAAAAATTCGTGAGTCATGGGATAAAGATTTCATCTTATTCGAAAGGAAAAAAATTCTTAGTAAAATTGATAATGAATTTATTTCAATTAGAAATCAGTACTTGCTCAAGCTACCATATTTTAAAAGGAAACTATTAGTTTTATATTGGATGGTTACCAAAAAACATAATATTTCCATAAAAGATTTACTCTAA
- a CDS encoding glycosyltransferase family 2 protein has protein sequence MQNLLAIVIPYYKPDFFEETLKSVASQTDKRFTLYIGNDASPDDPFPLIEKYFLERNYHYFNYKENLGGKNLAMQWERILENVKEEWFQILGDDDMISENFVEEFYLKYDNLKDVNLIKSASIIIDENKQVHHSKSLNFIEGMYNIIDFFLEKQEGKINSSLSEHIFRNSAFQKVGFKKYPLAWHSDDFIQLQLGISKPQFYFLSKTVVTIKETTKSISGNSDLQEIKSKAEDIFYKNCIAHIRTYGNNNQRDKFSTIMLNNQQSISAKKIFFKLHPAPSALVKLSRFYGFRILKKIINPNIKKILAQLHKRFTVSMFQIQLKTDILLRRQISRHDEIPILIINFNQLKYLKEQVDFWLSRNHKNIIIIDNCSTYPPLLEYYKEISNRVTIEYMKENIGHMVFFENKKLQEKYGKGFFMVTDADIVPNKNLPENFMKRLIYYLIKYYSDVTKVGFSLRLDDIPDYYPLKEKVLRWEKQFWKKEIEKDVYKGMIDTTFAMYSPGYKFKNQDSFLSALRIGGNFSATHGGWYINPNQLSEEEKFYIKTVDKSSSWKLNEQGFHDNKSISNYD, from the coding sequence ATGCAAAACCTCCTCGCCATCGTCATACCCTACTACAAACCGGATTTCTTTGAAGAAACCCTGAAATCCGTTGCGTCCCAAACTGATAAAAGGTTCACTTTGTATATCGGAAACGATGCAAGTCCGGATGATCCATTTCCGCTGATTGAAAAATATTTCCTGGAAAGAAATTACCATTATTTTAATTACAAAGAAAATCTTGGTGGCAAAAATCTCGCCATGCAATGGGAAAGAATTTTGGAGAATGTAAAGGAAGAATGGTTTCAAATCTTGGGCGACGATGATATGATTTCGGAGAATTTTGTGGAAGAATTTTATTTAAAATACGACAACTTGAAAGATGTAAACCTTATAAAATCAGCAAGTATCATCATCGATGAGAACAAGCAAGTACATCATTCGAAGAGCCTTAATTTTATAGAAGGCATGTACAACATTATTGATTTTTTCCTAGAGAAGCAGGAAGGAAAAATCAACAGCAGCCTGAGCGAGCATATCTTTCGGAATAGTGCATTTCAGAAAGTAGGATTCAAAAAATATCCTTTAGCTTGGCACTCGGACGATTTTATTCAGCTACAGCTTGGCATTTCAAAACCACAGTTTTATTTTCTATCAAAAACTGTAGTGACTATAAAAGAAACCACAAAAAGCATCTCCGGAAACTCAGACCTTCAGGAAATTAAAAGTAAAGCTGAAGATATTTTTTACAAAAATTGCATTGCCCATATACGAACGTATGGAAACAATAATCAAAGAGATAAATTTTCTACTATTATGCTAAATAATCAACAATCTATTTCAGCAAAAAAAATTTTCTTCAAGCTTCACCCAGCTCCTTCTGCATTGGTAAAGTTGAGTAGATTTTATGGATTCCGTATCTTAAAAAAAATCATTAATCCGAATATTAAAAAAATCTTAGCGCAGCTTCATAAGAGATTTACAGTCTCTATGTTTCAAATACAACTTAAAACAGATATCCTGCTTCGAAGGCAGATCAGCCGGCACGATGAGATACCAATTCTAATTATTAATTTCAATCAACTGAAATACCTGAAAGAGCAGGTGGATTTTTGGCTATCCCGCAACCATAAAAACATCATCATTATAGACAACTGCTCCACATATCCACCATTGCTGGAATATTATAAAGAAATTTCAAATCGGGTAACCATAGAGTATATGAAAGAAAATATTGGGCATATGGTATTCTTTGAAAATAAAAAATTACAAGAAAAATACGGCAAGGGTTTTTTTATGGTCACAGATGCGGATATTGTACCAAATAAAAATCTACCTGAAAATTTTATGAAGAGGCTAATATATTATCTGATCAAGTACTATTCCGATGTTACAAAGGTTGGTTTTTCCCTACGTCTGGATGACATCCCAGATTATTATCCTCTAAAGGAAAAAGTGTTACGTTGGGAAAAGCAATTTTGGAAAAAGGAAATTGAAAAGGATGTATATAAAGGTATGATTGACACCACTTTCGCGATGTATTCACCAGGATATAAATTCAAAAATCAGGATTCCTTTCTTTCAGCATTAAGGATAGGCGGTAATTTTTCTGCTACGCATGGTGGATGGTATATTAACCCAAATCAGTTGTCAGAGGAAGAAAAATTCTATATAAAAACTGTTGACAAATCAAGCTCTTGGAAACTTAATGAACAAGGGTTCCATGATAATAAAAGTATATCAAATTACGATTAA
- a CDS encoding glycosyltransferase family 2 protein produces the protein MVKEDILPEKNKAQPLISVIVPCYNQAQYLDECLQSVREQTYQNWECIIVNDGSPDNTEEVVKKWTEKDPRFKYLKKENGGLSSARNAGIKAAQGEWILPLDADDKIGDRYLELAEKEFGESYTVIYCKAEKIGAQQGAWDLPTFSIEKLAATNIIFCSFFFTKNKFIAVGGYDENMKKGLEDWEFLIALLKSGGKVIQLDYLGFYYRIKESSMITNLDTKTKEPIYKYIERKHLDFFHQHLGSIHLLNHKSEQADLLRKTIESQQNKLSSRRYRLIDKLLSLIGK, from the coding sequence ATGGTAAAAGAAGATATACTTCCAGAGAAAAATAAAGCGCAGCCATTAATCTCGGTAATCGTCCCCTGTTACAACCAGGCCCAGTATTTGGATGAGTGCCTGCAGTCGGTTCGGGAGCAGACGTATCAAAACTGGGAGTGCATTATCGTCAACGACGGTTCGCCAGATAATACCGAAGAAGTTGTAAAAAAATGGACGGAAAAAGACCCACGGTTTAAATATCTTAAAAAAGAAAACGGCGGTTTGAGCTCTGCTAGAAATGCAGGAATAAAAGCAGCGCAGGGAGAATGGATACTCCCTTTGGATGCAGATGATAAAATCGGAGACAGATATTTGGAGCTGGCTGAAAAAGAATTCGGAGAATCTTATACTGTAATATATTGCAAAGCAGAAAAAATTGGCGCACAGCAAGGAGCTTGGGATTTGCCGACTTTCTCAATTGAAAAACTTGCAGCTACCAATATCATTTTCTGTTCCTTTTTTTTTACTAAAAATAAATTTATCGCAGTAGGTGGTTATGATGAGAACATGAAAAAAGGACTTGAAGATTGGGAATTTTTAATAGCGTTACTAAAATCCGGAGGCAAAGTTATCCAGTTGGATTACTTGGGTTTTTATTATAGAATAAAAGAATCTTCGATGATTACCAATCTCGACACTAAAACTAAAGAACCCATTTATAAATATATTGAGAGAAAGCATTTAGATTTTTTTCACCAACATTTAGGCTCTATACATTTACTAAACCATAAATCTGAGCAGGCAGATTTATTAAGAAAAACAATCGAATCACAACAGAACAAACTAAGTTCTCGAAGATATAGACTTATCGATAAATTGTTATCTCTAATTGGTAAATAA
- a CDS encoding ABC transporter ATP-binding protein, with product MLALKAENISKQYRLGQVGTGTLSHDLNRFWHQIRGKEDPYLKIGEANDRATKGESEYVWSLRDINFEIEQGDAVGIIGRNGAGKSTLLKLLSKVTKPTTGKIYTNGRIASLLEVGTGFHPEMTGRENVYLNGAILGMTRKEITRKFDEIVDFSGVERYIDTPVKRYSSGMYVRLAFAVAAHLESEILIVDEVLAVGDAEFQKKCLGKMGDVSKGEGRTVLFVSHDLRAVNRLCSSAISLKQGSIQEIGSTGEVITNYLKTNNQQWSNKEINFQVTQSGISVTNIKFIQNQKQTFTLEQGLPFEVQIDIDNALSAPTSFEFNLELKNHYGEGVTNFGNEFQHKPMMVQPGQNHVRLAFNELPLRAGEYMVDVWVNLPDLKKNIYMQELLELRIEKAADLYFLNPDRIWSNFPNQPQHGYLPMHAKNIELW from the coding sequence ATGCTCGCACTAAAAGCAGAAAACATATCCAAACAGTACCGCCTCGGACAGGTGGGCACCGGCACGCTTTCGCATGACCTGAACCGCTTTTGGCATCAGATCCGTGGAAAAGAAGACCCCTATCTGAAAATTGGTGAAGCCAACGACAGAGCCACCAAAGGCGAAAGCGAATATGTTTGGTCGCTCCGCGATATCAATTTTGAAATAGAACAGGGTGATGCTGTCGGAATTATTGGGAGAAACGGTGCCGGGAAATCTACACTGTTAAAACTTTTAAGTAAAGTCACCAAACCGACCACAGGTAAAATTTATACCAACGGAAGAATTGCTTCCTTACTTGAAGTAGGAACCGGTTTTCATCCTGAAATGACCGGACGTGAAAATGTGTACCTTAACGGAGCAATCCTCGGGATGACCAGAAAAGAAATCACCCGGAAATTTGATGAAATCGTAGATTTTTCCGGTGTAGAAAGATACATCGACACGCCTGTAAAAAGATACTCCTCGGGAATGTACGTTCGCCTTGCTTTTGCTGTAGCTGCACATCTGGAATCGGAAATTTTAATTGTGGATGAGGTCTTGGCAGTTGGCGATGCCGAATTTCAGAAAAAATGCCTTGGCAAGATGGGCGATGTGAGTAAAGGCGAAGGGAGGACGGTGCTGTTTGTGAGTCATGATCTGCGCGCTGTGAACAGGCTCTGTTCGAGTGCCATCTCGTTAAAACAGGGTTCAATACAGGAGATTGGATCTACAGGAGAGGTAATTACGAACTATCTGAAGACCAACAACCAGCAGTGGAGCAATAAAGAGATTAATTTTCAGGTAACGCAGTCCGGGATATCAGTTACAAACATTAAATTTATTCAAAATCAAAAGCAGACTTTCACCCTTGAGCAGGGTCTGCCGTTCGAAGTACAGATAGACATCGACAATGCTCTGTCCGCGCCAACTTCATTTGAGTTCAACCTGGAATTGAAGAACCATTATGGCGAGGGCGTTACCAATTTTGGTAACGAATTTCAGCACAAACCCATGATGGTGCAACCGGGGCAAAACCATGTCCGTCTGGCTTTTAATGAACTGCCGCTGCGTGCCGGAGAGTACATGGTGGATGTCTGGGTAAACCTGCCGGATCTGAAAAAAAACATCTACATGCAGGAACTGCTCGAACTGCGAATAGAAAAAGCAGCTGACCTCTACTTTCTGAACCCGGACAGAATCTGGAGCAACTTCCCCAACCAGCCCCAACATGGGTACCTGCCGATGCATGCCAAAAACATTGAATTATGGTAA